From a single Dehalococcoidia bacterium genomic region:
- the cas4 gene encoding CRISPR-associated protein Cas4 has translation MYTEDELLPISALQHLVFCERQWGLIHLEQVWEENRLTVQGDLLHNRADEAETEVRPNLRIARGLRLRSLRLGLSGIADVVEFHRAKTGEESFGISLEGVSGLWKPLIVEYKRGKPKIGREDEVQLCAQAICLEEMLQATIPSAAFFYGQPRRRYDVALDAELRAKTESMSQRLHQLTQAGKTPVVEYSKKCRSCSLVEICLPKVTGKKGDVGSYLKKAIAEAGQ, from the coding sequence ATGTACACAGAAGACGAACTCCTGCCCATCTCAGCGTTGCAGCATCTGGTTTTCTGCGAGCGACAGTGGGGGCTGATTCACCTGGAACAGGTCTGGGAAGAGAACCGCCTGACCGTCCAGGGAGACCTGCTGCACAACCGGGCCGATGAAGCGGAAACCGAGGTCCGACCCAATCTGCGCATCGCTCGCGGGTTGCGGTTGCGGTCATTGCGGCTTGGGCTCTCGGGAATAGCAGACGTGGTGGAGTTCCATAGGGCGAAAACAGGGGAGGAATCGTTCGGCATTTCTCTGGAAGGCGTGTCGGGACTGTGGAAACCCTTGATCGTTGAGTACAAGCGAGGCAAGCCCAAGATTGGCCGGGAGGATGAGGTGCAACTCTGCGCTCAGGCGATCTGTCTGGAAGAGATGCTCCAGGCGACGATACCGTCGGCCGCGTTCTTCTACGGGCAGCCCCGCCGTCGTTATGATGTGGCTCTCGACGCCGAACTCCGCGCCAAAACCGAGTCGATGAGCCAGAGATTGCACCAACTGACGCAGGCGGGGAAGACCCCTGTAGTTGAGTACAGTAAGAAATGCCGGAGCTGTTCGCTGGTGGAAATCTGCCTCCCTAAAGTGACCGGCAAGAAGGGGGATGTCGGAAGCTACCTCAAGAAGGCAATCGCCGAGGCGGGACAATGA
- the cas1c gene encoding type I-C CRISPR-associated endonuclease Cas1c has product MKHLLNTLYVTTQGAYLAKEGETVLVRVEGETRLQVPIHTLGNIVCFGQVSMSPFLMGLCGERNVAVSFLTERGRFLARVQGPVSGNVLLRREQYRRADDPETAAEMARVMVIAKIANCRTVLLRAIRSRPEDTATGTLAEAAEGLRQHLQELTAPVSLETVRGKEGDAARKYFSVFDHLITVQKEDFFFRERSRRPPLDNINALLSFLYTLLAHDMRAALEGVGLDPAVGFLHRDRPGRSGLALDMMEELRPYLADRLALSLVNLQQVKGKGFRRTETGAVMMDDETRKEVLMAYQKRKQEEITHPFLGEKIAIGLLPHCQALLMARCLRGDLDGYPPFVWR; this is encoded by the coding sequence ATGAAACATCTCTTAAATACCCTCTACGTCACGACTCAGGGAGCATATCTGGCCAAGGAGGGTGAGACGGTTCTGGTTCGAGTCGAGGGCGAAACCCGGCTTCAGGTGCCGATTCATACTCTCGGCAATATCGTCTGCTTCGGGCAGGTTTCGATGAGCCCTTTTCTGATGGGGCTTTGCGGGGAGCGCAATGTGGCTGTTTCCTTTCTCACCGAACGCGGTCGCTTTCTGGCCAGAGTTCAGGGTCCGGTTTCAGGCAATGTGCTATTGCGCCGGGAACAGTATCGCCGGGCAGACGATCCCGAAACGGCGGCCGAGATGGCGCGGGTGATGGTCATAGCCAAGATCGCCAACTGCCGTACCGTTCTGCTGCGCGCCATTCGCAGCCGACCGGAAGACACCGCCACAGGTACGCTGGCCGAGGCTGCAGAAGGATTGCGCCAACACCTACAGGAGCTAACCGCACCAGTTTCTCTGGAAACGGTCCGGGGGAAGGAAGGAGACGCTGCTCGTAAGTATTTCAGCGTCTTTGACCACCTGATCACCGTGCAGAAGGAAGATTTCTTTTTCAGGGAACGCTCACGGCGTCCGCCACTGGATAACATCAACGCGCTGCTTTCTTTTCTGTACACTCTGCTGGCTCATGATATGCGAGCGGCGCTGGAAGGAGTCGGCCTTGACCCCGCCGTGGGATTCCTGCATCGGGACCGTCCGGGGCGTTCCGGGCTGGCGCTGGACATGATGGAAGAATTGAGACCGTATCTGGCCGACCGTTTGGCGCTCTCGCTGGTCAACCTTCAGCAGGTGAAGGGTAAAGGATTCCGCAGGACCGAGACTGGCGCGGTGATGATGGATGATGAAACCCGAAAGGAGGTCCTGATGGCTTATCAGAAACGCAAGCAGGAGGAAATCACACATCCGTTTCTGGGAGAGAAGATCGCCATCGGTCTTCTGCCTCATTGCCAGGCACTGCTGATGGCTCGCTGTCTGCGGGGAGACCTGGATGGCTATCCACCCTTTGTCTGGCGCTAA
- the cas2 gene encoding CRISPR-associated endonuclease Cas2 — protein MMVLVTYDVSTETPEGGKRLRRVAKTCKNHGQRVQKSVFECVVDPAHWTRFRAGLIEIIREDQDSLRFYFLGKNWKTRVEHIGVNPGYDPEGPLVV, from the coding sequence ATGATGGTTCTGGTGACTTATGACGTAAGCACGGAGACGCCGGAGGGAGGCAAGCGTCTGAGAAGGGTGGCCAAAACATGCAAAAACCATGGCCAGCGGGTTCAGAAATCGGTGTTTGAGTGTGTGGTGGACCCGGCTCACTGGACTCGCTTTCGAGCTGGGCTGATCGAAATCATCAGGGAGGATCAGGACAGTCTGCGATTCTATTTTCTGGGGAAGAACTGGAAGACTCGAGTGGAACATATTGGGGTCAATCCCGGATACGACCCGGAGGGTCCGCTGGTGGTTTGA